From Falco naumanni isolate bFalNau1 chromosome 4, bFalNau1.pat, whole genome shotgun sequence:
AAGCTTACATCCTTACTTGAGAGCACTATAGTTTCCCACAACAGCTAATTTAACCACAAAACATACTTCACCCACTTTCCAGCTTGAGTTTCAGTAAAAcgattttttaatttttttttaagtaagtatTTTTCCCTGAGGCAGACACTGGCATGGAAAATTTCTCTCGAGCTTTAATACTTTGTACTTAATCCTTTTTGGTTTAAATTAGGTCTTGGCTTTGtaacaaaaagctttaaattatATGCAAAGCTACACATACACTACAATTCACCAAGACAGGGCTAAAAAAGATCACTCTCCTGAACCTCAGACTCTGACAAAGATTGGCAGATACAAGATGTGAGAGAGATTTTGTTACAAGAAACCCCTGTGGAAGCAGTAAAAGGTGACAGGaaagtattttggttttccttgcaAGTTGAGCATGCTGCCATTCTTTCACCTCCTTAGGTCTCAAAAAGAATAACCAAGAATGAAACCAGCAACccttattttgtttctctcaaCTACACTAAGTGCTTAATATAGCCTGCTTGAAAGTAGATGTCAgtttaaacagaaacagaaaccatTTTTGATAGGATTAAAACACCTGGCTCACTCTCGTGGTGAAAAGACATTTGCTCAAGGGAAAGAAGtgggatttgttttgttctgtaatcCACATTCTAATAAATCACACCACAGAACTGTAAGCCTCTCCATTTAACAGAAAATCTCCCTCTTGTTACTTGGTAATACAAGAACATTCTTCCTCGAACCTACAGACGTCTCGAAAGgtttattaataaaacagagCATCACTGAAACTCAGCCTTGTAATGTTCATGCTACTCCCACGGGATATTTGCTTTGATGAAACAGATTTCAACCCTTCCAGAAATATGTAGTATTCAAGTTCACACTCCCGTTTTCTTCCTCATGATGTCACAGATATAGTACAAAAAGTCAAACACCTCCTTGGTTTTCAACTACGAAAATAAACCACTTGCAAGTAAAAGGTGGATAATTCTTGCCAAAGGGGAAGACTTCCCACTCCTTGCTTGAGACGTGCCAATAGCTCTTATTATCTGATCCCACAGGTACTCACACAACCACAATGTTTAGGAACCTATATATGGCCTGGGACCCTACCAGCCACAGTATGGTCTAAAAGGATGGCCCACACCTCAAAGAGCTCAACGCCACAATAAACTACTTGCATTATGAAAAAAGTGCTAAACAACTGTCAACATAAACCTCAAAAAACCTTGGCAAATACTTCCTGTGATGCCTTTTGCCCATTGTTGAGTTGTGTGTGTTCCCTACTTAGTGAAACAGAAGCCTGCAAAAATTTCCCATAAAATTCTTCCGATACAGGAGAGAAAGCCAGCCTTCAGAGCTGCTTCTCAGACTACACGCAGCATTTCAGCGCTGTTCACTGGACAACCTCAAACACCACTTGCAAAATACTTACTGTAAACAGTACAAAGTACTTCTGGTTATTCTCTCCTACACAGTTATTGACCCACGGGCAGTGATGGTCCATTTTCCGAATACATCTCttgcaaacactgaaagaatACAGGTCTATTTATAGCACATTTCATTCCAGGAACAGAAGGTTTCACAGGGGTTTGGGGGacacagaaattaaaggaaagaatCAGAGCTGAAATTTGAACCTAAATAAATTTACTTGTCACCACATTTGTATTTGTGGTTTGCTCACTTGACTATGTCTGTTCAAAATGAACCATACAATATCAAATCACCATTGCAAAAATTAACACCAAGTAAGACACCTTAGTGTAATACTCACACGTGTGGTTCTGCCAAAATATGGTTTGAACAATACATTCAGgcagatggaaataaaaaatatctgtaatttaatttagttttaatctTTTTGATCTGTGAAAATGTccacagattaaaaagaaataaaacccagaaagatgtgaaaagtagtaatgaataaaacatttttcacagttGCAAATAACAGACTAAAGTTTATTTACCAACATTAGCTGGTAGCAGGAaattgcaaaaaagaaaataaaataaagcattagAAAAGATTCTTGACATCAAGGTAAGCCACATACTAGCATAAACCAGCTGTGGCAGTCAGTCAGAAAGACAGGACCACAATATACATTCAAAGTAAAATTAGATGTTAAAGCACTTCACAAGACCAGactatgaaaattaaaattcttgcCAGCATGCACGTTGTGGCTAGAAgtcaaataattaaaacattattacTTTGCCTGAACATCACTCTCTTGCTTAGTAACTGCTTCAGCTCACATAATAAAGAAAgtctttttctgtgctgctttctcaTATGATAGGAGACAAAAGGCAGTCTCCTGATACCACATTGCACaaacaagcacagaaatcaaatatgaaaaaagaaaaaccccaaaacaaacaatagACCCAGAAAGGAAGCAACAAATCCAGAACAATTCCAGCAGCATTGAAACAGAAAGGACTGAAGGCTCtgctagttttattttcttcttgtaacaaaaaaatattttgacctTAATATAAACAATAAACTTCAACACCCAAATGCTTAAGGGAAActcaaacaaaaccataaaCGTGTTCTTATGAGCatgtatgaaataaataatagaaaGCATCTCCATCAGAACAGCCTTGCACTCACTCTACATGCTGGAAGGGGGTAATCCCCAAGGATACATGCCATgcctgaaaagcaaatgagttGCTATAGCCCTGATCCTAAATGAAAGGCCGGTCAGGCAGGCCCCTGCCTCAGGCCAGATCAGGAGCTGCTTCTCCTCAAGCAGGCCTGGATACCCTATTacctgccagccccaggtgcagtggaaaacagaaaaagcctcATTTTGCTAGAATAAGCAGCTTGAAATGATTTTTGAGCTATGTGGGAACTAAAATCAGTTGGCACAGTAAAAACAATTTACCTGCCAGATAATGTCATGCCTTGTATAAAAAGcagggggggggcgggaagggagggaggcagggctggtggtATGAAGCTGGAGGATGCCTCCGTGTGGTCTAATTTACTGCCTGTACATGTGCACACACTTTGCTTGGGCTCTGGAACAGGTAATGCCCAAGCAACCCCTTCAATTGCTCCTAGATCCTAGCTCCCCAGAGGGACAACCTGAAGCAGTCAAGCCAAATACCACGCCTGTGAAGGAGGCAGCTGAGGTTGAGAGGAGAGGTTTCATTCCATGCATGCGTACCAAAAGCACTTGGATGACAGGCTGAATGTGAAACTAGCTGGtggaaaaggaaacacagcaaCTAAGACTAAAAACTGtaggcagcaggagctgcccaTACTTAGACACTCTCACCCTGCTCCCAAATGCTGGCAGGAACAGTTTGCTGGGCATGGAGGACTCACAAAATAGCATATGAATCAAAAAGCACCCTGTTCACTCAGACATACCAGCTAGTAGCATCTCCTGCTGATGCTTGTGCACAACCTTGATGTGCTAAAGTCCAATAAATTGCCtaccccagaaaaaaaaagtttgactGAAGAGTCTCAACAGCATTAGTGCTCAGCGGATCAGTTTCCCAAATCTTAATGTCCAAAAAGTTATCTTAAAGCATAGAAAAAAGGACCATGGAGACAAAGTTTTGTGTTTAGCCAAAGTGTCTTTTCCATTTACGTAAGCTGTGAGTCATCAGCAAGACAGCATTTTAGATTCAAAGTTTCATTCATAATTGAAGAAGTGTCAGAGGGGATTTTACAGTAGCATTAATAAGTGATAGGTGTGATCACATTGCTCCTGCTAAATAACCAACTCctgattttgattaaaataaaaaaacagcaaaaaaaaaacatttgcaaactAAAGCTCTggaaataaacatgaaaaatgcaaacagcataACAAGTCTGCTCTGTTCAGTACCACATATTCCCCCTCTCCACAAGACCCCTGCATGAATCAGCAGCAATCCTGATACGAGCTCGTCTCTCAGTACGTATTGGGTTTTGAGTAGATAGGGAAGGGACACCAGTGCAAACTCAGTAACTACttactggaaagcagctttgcttgctgtaaaagcagaacagaattttAGGAAGTAGTTATTTTTTTTGCTCACTGCCCTTAGTACTAAAAATCTCACTACTCTCTTCAGGGAAGTTTATCctaccagaaaaagaaaggatatgACAGATCAGTAGGCATACTGATCTATCACAAAGCACAAAAAGTCACAGTACTCAATGGAAATGTGGAAGTCTGaactcttaaaaatatatatggttACCTGACCTTTAGTTTTAACTTAAAAATCACTTCTAAACAGAAGCTACAGTTAGACAAATGGGTTTGTGAACAAAAAAAACGGAAGGGACACTGACCTTTTCAGAGACATTACATTTTATGGATTTCTATGCATTCTAGCATATAATGTCTCTTTTTAAGTCacatttacatgaaaatttACAGAATATCAATTACAGGTCTGGAGTCAAGGCAGCATTCATTTTAAGTATTTCCCATTTTGCCAGAAGTGGCCCCAGTCCGCTATAGATGAAAACTTGTCAGAAAGGCCCTGAGATTTCTTCAGAGAAGCTTGAACGTGCCTGCCACTATTGACAACAGAATTCAGATGCCAGTCTCTCAGTTTAACCACTCCGGTCTCAGACTCAATAACAATTTAGATCACTGCACACTGGATAATTCTTGCAGTCTTGATAAAAGAGCAGTCCTCAGAAAAGACTCTACCTGCAGTGGTGGGCTCTGTCAGGTTTGATGCTACAACACTTTGGGCACTTGTAAACCACctgtcctggcttcagctgtAAACTCTCGATGAACTCCTTTGTGGCATTACCTTTGGGTACAGCACCCTGCagtaaaaaaacacaaaccagaataTTAACCTGTGGACATTACAAGTGCTAAGAACAATGGGATGACTTAAAACTacggggaggggaaggaagagaaagaaatgacaaCTTCCCTACAATCAGTTTCAAGAAGAGCAAGAAGATTcagaagataaattaaaatgatATATGGAATAACATAATGGAACCACATACCAATATAATAATATATGGAACCACATACTTTaattttggtggatttttttttaaatattcataaatcCTTACGTAAGCAATTAGTCTTTTGTAATCCTATCTTGTAATCCCTCTCTTCACCTCTAACAAAAAAACTATCATGCTAGTGTTTCATATCAAAACTGGAAACCGCAGATGTTTTATTCCAGTAGAAGCAGCTACTTTTGAAGTACAATTGTGTGCACTAAGTGTTGCTGGTAAACACCTCGTGTATTCATACCTATTGCTTCCATTgtgtatttgttatttaaattagGGTTTAACATTCAAACAGTGAACACTAAGAATCCTCCCACCTGAATAAGACTAGGTAACACATTCTTAGCTGTGCAATTTCCACTTTAAGATATGTGATTTTAAACAGGTAACATATTGCCGCTGCAGGAGCCTGAGTTCAAGTTTCCAGCCTTTCTAGGGCGATAAATTTgctcagaaaaaacacacaccaccacccccaaagTCATGAAATGGGCTGTATGAAATCAGTGCTGGTACACTGGCACAAATGCACCTCTGTGGATGTAAGGCTTTTATATTGAAAAACAGGGATGTAGTATTTCAACAGATTTTTGATGGAACAGTCTCTTTTTAACACGCCTCTACAACCTCCTAACAGCAATAAACAGGAATAATACACATCAATGAGAGAACTGCACATTAAACCAGTATTATAAGGCTTTCTTGAGCAGTCTTTGGGTTTTTCCACAAAAACATCCCAACAGGCCTGaccaatttaaaaattatcaagaCCAAGTTCCACAAAACGCTACAACTCATGTTCTCTCTCTTCAGTACACAACAAATCTCAAAACCTTAAGAATGTTTTTAGCAAAAAGCCATAGGAAGCAGTTCCTGAAGAGCATGACACGTACTATCTATTCTGAAGAAATCagatattcatttatttataataagCATTCTGTTTGATTGCCTCAGCagtgctttctgttttattctgatCCTAGACATGCCCCTGGTTCCTTGTCCTGGCAGCTTCCTCATCCCTGACTCACATTGTCCTGCCAGATCAAGTTGCTGCATCCCCTCACTTTATCTTCCCTCCCCTATTTTGTTTAGCTGAtttcctcacaaaaaaaaaaaaccaaaagcccaCTGGCTCTTGCCATCCACACACATAAATCCCACCACCCACTAGGAATTAACATATATTTTCCCAATTACTCTACATAGAGATCATATCTGCTTCTCCAGCATTGCTTGCCCAGCCTGCTTCAGAATACAGCTTTTGTTTCACAAGAGTTCCTGCTAACTCTGCAAAATAATTCCAGCGACCTGAAGGTCCCTCAGCATTAAAGccacacaacagaaaataattaacaacAAGAACCCCTAGGATACAAACTATATATaaattgctgcattttattGGACTCTATTCCTGAGTCCAATAACCAGAAGTTTCAGAGCCTCAGCTACTGCTTACAGTTCTGCCCAGCAGCAGTAGCATGCAATTCATCAGTCTTTACCATAAACTGTGAAATTACCCCAAATCAAGTAATTTCTGCAGCATTGTGGCTTCTGGGAGAGCTGGAAACTAAGAAACAAAGATTCCACTGAAGTTTTAATGGCACCTAACAAGGTTTCAAGTAGAAAATGACATTTGGAAGGAATAATTAGAGTATCAGAGGTACACCACCATTCCCAACAGCAACAAGAACACTCAGGAGAAAAGGGCCAAGAGAAGCCTAAACTTATTTTCCCTTCCACTAACTAGTGGAGATGGGGTTTTAAACTCAATCTACTATACAGAGgttattaagcaaaataaaccaTCAAAGGCCACTCAGAATAAGCATCATGATACTAAACTGTATCTTACTAGCTGAAAGACGAGAAAGCAACAGACCAGATGTCTCACAAACCAATGTCCTATGGAGACATACAAGGGCATCTTACAACTTTGATGCTTCCCACTTGCCTAAGAACAGTCAGCTCTTAGCATGCTCACATagtatttatttcagcatgGTCCAATACACTCAAATAAATCACTAGTATGAGAGATGGTAACATGGCTTTTCAAAACAACACATGTTCTGTTCCATTCTGCTGAAGCGATACTTGCCAAGGCAGACaaccaaaaccagcttttccagctttcctgtttgCTGAGACACGACAAGCCACAAACATGAGATCTACCACTGGGGAAAATACAGCGTCAGAGAGAAATGCTCTCCTTGCCAGTGCAAAAAGAGGAGCTTCTGACACAATGGGAATCTAAAGCTGTGTCCTTGACTTTGCATCTGACCCGAGTGGGATGAGAAATTAGCATACCATATCAGCAGTCTCACTCAGCAGGCTGacacaaaaaaagttatttaaatctGTCACTCACTTGGCAACTAAGTTACCCAACATCTAGCAGACGAGAAAAACACCGCCTGTTTCTTTCCAAGACATACAGAGAGAGATATACTTACTGGATCTGTCAGCATAGCACGAAAATGTGAAGCCAAAGCGAGGAAAGCCAAGGTGTTGAACAGTGTGCCATTGATGACGCTATAAACATAATCTCTTGATGGAACTAGCATGACAAGGAGGACTACAAAGTCGGCATAGAACACCAGCATCCAGGTAACGACAGCACATGCAATACCACAGCCAT
This genomic window contains:
- the ZDHHC3 gene encoding palmitoyltransferase ZDHHC3 isoform X3, whose translation is MMITPVHHFRDIERKPEYLQPEKCVPPPSRASLGTMWFIRDGCGIACAVVTWMLVFYADFVVLLVMLVPSRDYVYSVINGTLFNTLAFLALASHFRAMLTDPGAVPKGNATKEFIESLQLKPGQVVYKCPKCCSIKPDRAHHCSVCKRCIRKMDHHCPWVNNCVGENNQKYFVLFTMYIALISLHALIMVGFHFLYCFEEDWTKCSSFSPPTTVILLILLCFEALLFLIFTSVMFGTQVHSICTDETILMLSPDCDELCEDI